A part of Periophthalmus magnuspinnatus isolate fPerMag1 chromosome 19, fPerMag1.2.pri, whole genome shotgun sequence genomic DNA contains:
- the psmc5 gene encoding 26S proteasome regulatory subunit 8, which produces MEVDGVDHMEMGDNKGGTGLRQYYLSKIEELQLTVNDKSQNLRRLQAQRNELNAKVRLLREELQLLQEQGSYVGEVVRVMDKKKVLVKVHPEGKFVVDVDKNIDINDVTPNCRVALRNDSYTLHKILPNKVDPLVSLMMVEKVPDSTYEMIGGLDKQIKEIKEVIELPVKHPELFEALGIAQPKGVLLYGPPGTGKTLLARAVAHHTDCTFIRVSGSELVQKFIGEGARMVRELFVMAREHAPSIIFMDEIDSIGSSRLEGGSGGDSEVQRTMLELLNQLDGFEATKNIKVIMATNRIDILDSALLRPGRIDRKIEFPPPNEEARLDILKIHSRKMNLTRGINLRKIAELMPGASGAEVKGVCTEAGMYALRERRVHVTQEDFEMAVAKVMQKDSEKNMSIKKLWK; this is translated from the exons ATGGAGGTGGACGGCGTCGATCAT ATGGAAATGGGTGACAATAAAGGTGGAACAGGGCTTAGACAGTACTATTTATCAAAGATTGAAGAATTACAG TTGACAGTAAATGATAAGAGCCAGAATCTGAGACGTCTGCAAGCCCAACGTAATGAGCTCAATGCCAAAG TACGTCTCCTCCGTGAAGAGTTGCAGCTCCTGCAGGAGCAGGGCTCATATGTCGGAGAAGTTGTGCGGGTCATGGACAAAAAGAAAGTGTTGGTGAAG GTACATCCAGAAGGCAAATTTGTTGTGGATGTGGACAAAAACATAGACATAAATGAT gTAACTCCAAACTGTCGCGTGGCGCTTCGTAATGACAGCTACACGTTGCACAAGATTCTGCCAAATAAGGTGGACCCGCTTGTGTCCCTCATGATGGTGGAGAAGGTACCGGACTCAACCTATGAAATGATTGGAGGACTAGATAAACAAATCAAGGAAATCAAAGAAGTGATTGAGCTTCCTGTCAAGCACCCTGAGCTCTTTGAGGCTTTGGGAATTGCTCAACCCAAG GGTGTGCTGTTGTATGGACCTCCTGGAACAGGGAAGACTCTTTTGGCCAGAGCTGTGGCTCATCACACAGACTGCACCTTCATCAGAGTGTCCGGCTCAGAGCTGGTCCAGAAGTTTATTGGAGAGG GTGCTCGTATGGTGCGTGAGCTGTTTGTAATGGCCAGAGAGCATGCTCCCTCTATCATATTCATGGACGAGATTGACTCCATTGGTTCATCTCGACTCGAAGGAGGCTCAGGTGGAGACAGTGAGGTTCAGAGGACAATGTTGGAGCTTCTCAATCAGCTGGATGGATTTGAAGCCACTAAAAATATCAAG GTCATCATGGCAACCAACCGAATTGACATCCTGGACTCTGCCTTGCTAAGACCTGGAAGAATTGACAGGAAGATTGAATTTCCCCCTCCTAATGAAGAG GCCCGTCTTGACATTTTGAAGATTCACTCCAGGAAGATGAATCTCACTCGTGGCATCAACCTGAGGAAGATCGCCGAGTTGATGCCTGGAGCATCTGGAGctgaagtcaaa GGTGTATGCACAGAAGCAGGAATGTATGCCCTGAGAGAACGAAGAGTTCATGTAACCCAGGAGGATTTTGAGATGGCTGTGGCAAAG GTGATGCAGAAAGACAGTGAGAAGAACATGTCAATCAAGAAGTTGTGGAAATAA
- the LOC117387555 gene encoding MAGUK p55 subfamily member 3-like, with translation MIEAMPVVSATTGLHETLAVLTSQLHPDAKHKEDLSFLKDILSEKSLAYLMKIHEKLKQYEKLGPEPVLDSASCLVEDLTEDLQNGPLDDDERELLVLLSAPHLKAVLSAHDTVAQKNFDPVLPPLPEELNDDFEEESVKIVRLVKNKEPLGATIRRDEATGAVIVARIMRGGAADRSGLVHVGDELREVNGKVITHRRPDEISQILSQSQGTITLKIVPAVAEEDRLKESRVYLRALFDYTPFEDKATPCQEAGLPFKRGDILQVVSQEDTTWWQAKKVGDSNLRAALIPSTQFQERRLRYRMKMGSFPHPNSIKVPTYDQADREDCDCEAVLNGKDLASLRRSLRLKKDRQASSGDGHTPEANHTDFLIYEEVTQYLPRPDENPRLIVLIGSLGARTTELKQKVIAENPRRYGLAVPHTTRCRRSQEREGVEYHFISRPAFEDDIQNGKFIEYGEYKDNLYGTSLESIHRVLAHNKVCLVDVQPEALKTLRMAEFKPYVIFVRPRILDSQRKLLGSTSSLSAGITEEDLMDMKQSADLIDECYGHWVDYVLFKEDAVSALIELQVVMERVQREPQWVPASWLRS, from the exons ATGATTGAAGCCATGCCCGTAGTGTCTGCAACCACAG GGCTGCACGAGACGCTGGCGGTTCTCACCTCTCAGCTCCACCCTGATGCCAAACACAAAGAAGACCTGTCCTTCCTCAAAGACATTTTAAGTGAAAAGAGCCTTGCTTATCTTATGAAG atTCATGAAAAATTAAAGCAGTATGAAAAACTTGGTCCAGAACCGGTCTTGGACAGTGCCTCCTGTTTGGTAGAAGAT CTGACTGAAGACCTCCAGAATGGCCCTCTTGACGATGATGAAAGGGAGCTCCTCGTCCTGCTCAGTGCTCCACACCTCAAG GCTGTGCTGTCAGCTCATGACACAGTGGCCCAGAAAAACTTTGACCCAGTGCTGCCCCCTCTCCCTGAAGAGCTGAACGACGACTTTGAGGAGGAGTCTGTTAAAATTGTTCGTTTGGTCAAAAACAAGGAGCCTCTT gGTGCCACTATTCGCAGAGATGAGGCCACTGGAGCTGTAATAGTGGCTCGAATCATGAGAGGGGGAGCAGCTGATCGCAGTG GTCTGGTGCATGTAGGAGATGAACTTCGAGAAGTAAATGGGAAGGTCATTACCCACAGACGACCAGATGAAATTAGCCAAATACTG TCACAGTCCCAAGGAACTATCACACTGAAGATTGTACCAGCGGTAGCAGAAGAGGATCGACTTAAGGAGAGCAGG gttTACCTTCGAGCTTTGTTTGACTACACTCCATTTGAGGACAAAGCCACCCCATGCCAAGAGGCAGGGCTCCCTTTTAAGAGAGGGGACATTCTGCAGGTGGTGAGCCAGGAGGACACCACCTGGTGGCAAGCCAAGAAAGTTGGTGACAGTAATCTACGTGCTGCACTTATTCCTTCAACTCAGTTTCAGGAAAG GCGTTTGAGATACAGGATGAAAATGGGCTCTTTTCCTCATCCCAATTCGATCAAAGTCCCCACAT ACGATCAGGCTGATAGAG AGGACTGTGACTGTGAAGCTGTTCTGAACGGGAAGGACTTAG CCAGTCTGAGGAGGAGTCTGCGCTTAAAGAAGGATCGTCAGGCTTCATCAGGAGATGGCCATACTCCAGAAGCCAACCACACAGACTTCCTGATTTATGAGGAGGTTACACAGTACCTGCCCCGTCCGGACGAGAACCCGCGACTCATAGTGCTCATCG GTTCACTGGGAGCACGGACCACTGAGCTCAAACAGAAGGTCATAGCTGAAAATCCCAGGCGCTACGGCCTAGCTGTGCCAC ACACCACTCGatgcaggaggagtcaggagagagaaggagtggaGTACCACTTCATCAGTAGGCCAGCATTCGAGGACGACATCCAGAATGGCAA atttattgaaTATGGGGAGTATAAGGACAATCTGTATGGAACCAGTTTAGAGTCCATCCACAGAGTACTGGCCCACAACAAAGTCTGTCTGGTGGATGTACAACCTGAG gCATTAAAAACCCTGCGAATGGCAGAGTTCAAGCCGTATGTCATATTTGTAAGACCTCGCATCCTTGACAGTCAAAGGAAACTTCTCGGCTCCACTTCCTCTCTTTCTGCCGGAATAACG GAGGAGGACCTGATGGATATGAAgcagtcagctgacctcattgaTGAATGCTATGGTCACTGGGTGGACTATGTTCTGTTTAAGGAGGATGCTGTCAGTGCCTTAATCGAGCTGCAGGTGGTGATGGAGCGGGTTCAGAGGGAGCCTCAGTGGGTGCCTGCCTCCTGGCTCAGGAGCTAG